From a single Girardinichthys multiradiatus isolate DD_20200921_A chromosome 17, DD_fGirMul_XY1, whole genome shotgun sequence genomic region:
- the cax1 gene encoding cation/H+ exchanger protein 1 — protein MSFKASSLLSGEDDNLRKRSVAESTENCCDPEHHLWFTRLQTQPERLCVGPHHPDLSTLATPSPDGSVHHFCQFTPKCLLAISRGAHGNSPPRQGEEGWHDGTSRTTIRVDNEVEAHREANNYKFGFRKWKGNVTEKPIEDRSDIDKELHTDLSIVKHIAPVVTVGNIVYVFLFGWWISLIYLLICPVMFLTILGAPYGKVCLKLAWYVIWPFGKSVQRACHLVNISAMKPTNCEIIPQEHEDKDLVGDKDCAPLLVSSPLPIEIPVPLPLPKKTSKHWCRFSTFLWLLLGYPVLAVVHSLACVLSWLPVFSIPVAKMNSRILTTVLLMAPEDIEIHTLDKTDVCETRVVLYCYQAFNLYYYKYTVQGINIFALNLLPLVLMTLIVGYTDREHKYFSAETMFTIAITSIIPLSYYIGMGIACISAQSNFAVGAVVNATFGSITEMTFYITALLRGHRAGSKCYEEIVKSALAGTLFGCILFIPGICMTIGGIKHSEQRFNSRSAGVSSALLFVSIGGVFAPTLFSKTFGNLVCESCSNTLGNATVPFICKDCHYDTTTADPHLILSHIEPLVYTISVLLPASYLIGLIFTLKTHAHIYDIHVSDGHGGQPHGHHVVHWSRWRALAVLIVATVLMATCADLCTVNIEPILSHSSISQYFIGVTVLAMVPELPEIVNGIQFALQNNISLSLEVGSCIAVQVCMIQIPLLVLFNAFYDVGFVLVFSDIHLWASIFSVILVNYIFMDGKCDYFQGTALVVVYFIVLAVYFFAPSPRSC, from the exons ATGTCATTTAAAGCGTCTTCATTGCTGTCTGGGGAGGACGACAACCTGCGGAAAAGATCAGTGGCTGAATCAACAG AAAACTGTTGCGATCCTGAGCATCATCTGTGGTTCACACGGCTGCAGACCCAGCCTGAAAGGCTGTGTGTAGGGCCCCATCATCCAGATCTAAGTACGCTGGCGACACCCTCCCCAGATGGTTCTGTACATCACTTCTGCCAGTTCACTCCAAAATGTCTGCTCGCTATCTCCAGAG GGGCACATGGGAACTCTCCCCCAAGGCAGGGAGAGGAAGGATGGCATGATGGTACCTCGAGGACCACAATTAGAGTTGATAATGAGGTGGAAGCACACAGAGAGGCCAACAACTACAAG TTTGGATTTAGAAAATGGAAAGGCAACGTGACCGAGAAACCAATCGAAGACAGATCTGACATCGACAAAGAACTGCACACTGATCTAAGCATTGTTAAGCACATAg CTCCAGTGGTCACCGTTGGGAACAtagtttatgtgtttttatttggctGGTGGATCTCATTAATCTACCTGCTTATTTGTCCTGTGATGTTTCTTACAATCCTCGGTGCCCCTTACG GAAAAGTCTGTTTAAAGTTGGCCTGGTATGTAATTTGGCCATTTGGAAAATCCGTACAGAGG GCTTGTCATTTAGTCAATATATCTGCCATGAAGCCAACAAACTGTGAGATTATTCCACAAGAGCATGAAGATAAGGATTTGGTTGGGGACAAGGACTGTGCACCGCTTCTGGTTTCCTCCCCCCTCCCTATTGAGATCCCAGTTCCACTTCCTCTTCCAAAGAAAACCTCAAAGCACTGG TGCCGCTTCAGCACTTTTCTATGGCTGTTGCTGGGTTACCCGGTTTTGGCCGTGGTTCATTCCCTCGCATGCGTCCTGTCCTGGCTTCCAGTCTTTTCCATTCCCGTTGCAAAGATGAACAGCCGCATCCTGACCACAGTTCTCCTCATGGCACCAGAGGACATTGAGATCCATACACTGGACAAG ACAGATGTGTGTGAGACCAGAGTCGTCCTATACTGCTACCAGGCCTTTAATTTGTATTACTACAAATACACTGTTCAGGGGATCAACATTTTTGCTCTCA ATCTGTTACCTTTGGTGTTAATGACTTTAATTGTTGGCTACACTGACCGAGAGCATAAATACTTCAGTGCAGAGACCATGTTTACAATAGCCATCACTTCCATCATTCCCCTGTCCTACTATATAGGCATGGGAATAGCATG CATTTCTGCACAGAGTAACTTCGCAGTGGGAGCGGTAGTCAATGCAACATTTGGTTCCATCACAGAGATGACCTTCTACATCACAGCGCTGCTTCGGGGGCATCGGGCTGGCAGTAAATGTTACGAGGAGATTGTCAAATCTGCACTGGCTGGGACTCTCTTCGGGTGCATTCTGTTCATACCC GGTATTTGTATGACTATCGGGGGCATCAAACACAGTGAGCAGAGATTTAACAGTCGCTCTGCTGGAGTGAGCTCAGCTTTGCTCTTTGTATCTATTGGAG GCGTGTTTGCGCCCACCCTCTTCTCAAAGACCTTTGGTAATCTGGTGTGTGAAAGCTGCTCTAATACTCTGGGCAATGCCACTGTACCATTCATCTGCAAGGACTGCCACTATGACACG ACTACAGCTGACCCACATTTGATTCTCTCCCATATTGA gCCTCTGGTATACACCATTTCTGTCCTGCTGCCTGCTTCATatctgatcggactcatcttcACACTCAAGACCCATGCCCACATTTATGATATTCACGTCAGCGATGGTCACGGGGGCCAACCACACG GTCATCATGTTGTGCACTGGTCCAGATGGAGGGCTCTCGCAGTGCTGATTGTTGCCACAGTGCTCATGGCTACCTGTGCGGACCTTTGCACTGTCAACATCGAGCCCATATTAAGTCATTCCTCCATCTCCCAG TACTTTATTGGCGTCACCGTTCTGGCAATGGTACCCGAGCTTCCAGAGATTGTCAATGGGATCCAGTTTGCACTGCAAAACAACATCAGCTTGAG tCTTGAAGTAGGCAGTTGTATTGCTGTGCAGGTTTGCATGATACAGATTCCACTTCTTGTCCTGTTTAATGCTTTCTAT GATGTGGGATTTGTGCTTGTGTTCAGTGATATTCATCTTTGGGCCAGCATCTTCAGTGTCATTCTGGTGAACTATATCTTCATGGATGGAAAATGTGACTACTTCCAGG GTACAGCCCTAGTAGTGGTATACTTCATCGTTTTGGCTGTTTATTTCTTCGCTCCTTCTCCTCGCTCGTGTTGA
- the klhdc10 gene encoding kelch domain-containing protein 10, whose product MSDVEGADSSEQLNKFEKLTGRPPHGATLAGPRSPPARSGHRCVADNTNLYVFGGYNPDYDESGGLENEDYPLFRELWRYHFATGCWQQIRTEGYMPTELASMSAVLHGNNLLVFGGTGIPFGENNGNDVHVCNVKYKRWSLLNCRGKKPNRVYGQAMVIINGFLYVFGGTTGYIYSTDLHRLDLTTREWIHLKPNNPPDDLPEERYRHEIAHDGQRIYILGGGTSWTSYPLDKMHAYNLETNTWEEITTKPHEKIGYPAPRRCHSCVQIRNDVFICGGYNGESILADLWKLNLQTFQWSKLPAEMPEPAYFHCAAVTPAGCMYIHGGVVNIHENKRTGSLFKIWLTVPSLLELCWEKLLKAFPHLTSLPTFHLYNLGLTEELVERVK is encoded by the exons GTCCTCGAAGTCCGCCCGCCCGCAGTGGGCATCGCTGCGTTGCTGACAACACTAACCTGTATGTGTTTGGGGGATACAACCCTGACTATGATGAGTCGGGAGGCTTAGAAAACGAAGACTACCCACTATTCAGGGAGCTTTGGCGGTACCACTTTGCCACAGGCTGCTGGCAGCAGATTCGAACAGAGGGGTACATGCCCACAGAGCTGGCATCTATGTCAG ctgttttgcatggTAACAACCTTCTTGTGTTCGGTGGCACCGGGATCCCCTTCGGGGAAAATAACGGCAATGACGTTCATGTTTGTAACGTGAAGTATAAGCGATGGTCGCTGCTCAACTGTCGAgggaagaagcccaacagagtCTATGGACAG GCAATGGTCATTATAAACGGCTTCCTGTACGTATTTGGTGGAACAACGGGCTACATCTACAGCACAGACCTGCACAGGCTGGACCTGACCACCAGGGAGTGGATCCACCTGAAACCCAACAACCCGCCTGATGACCTGCCAGAGGAAAG ATACAGGCATGAAATAGCACATGATGGACAGAGGATTTATATCCTGGGAGGAGGAACGTCCTGGACATCTTATCCCCTGGATAAG ATGCATGCATACAATCTGGAGACAAACACTTGGGAGGAAATCACAACTAAACCTCATGAGAAAATAG GATATCCTGCTCCTCGACGATGCCATAGCTGTGTACAAATACGTAATG ACGTATTTATCTGTGGAGGCTACAATGGGGAATCGATACTTGCTGATCTGTGGAAACTAAACTTGCAAACTTTCCAGTGGAGTAAACTACCAGCAGAGATGCCCGAGCCGGCCTACTTTCACTGTGCTGCTGTAACGCCG GCTGGCTGCATGTATATTCACGGTGGTGTCGTGAACATCCATGAGAACAAGAGGACTGGCTCTCTGTTCAAGATCTGGCTGACTGTGCCCAGCCTGCTGGAGCTGTGCTGGGAGAAGCTTCTCAAGGCCTTCCCCCACCTGACTTCTCTGCCCACCTTTCATCTGTATAATTTGGGCCTCACAGAGGAGCTTGTAGAACGTGTGAAATAG